The following is a genomic window from Pedobacter sp. KBS0701.
TCACCGCACGTTCTAAAACATGCTGCAATTCGCGCACATTGCCGGGCCATTTATAATTTAAAAGCACATCTTCTGCTTTATGACTTAATTTACGAATTTCTTTGTGATATTTTGAACTGAAAACCTGCATAAAATGATTCGCCAGCAATAAAATGTCGGTTCCGCGTTTGCGTAGTGGTGGTAATAGGAGTTCAACAGTATTGATACGAAAAAGTAAATCCTGCCGAAACGTGTTTTTTGCTACCATTTCGTTTAAGGGCATATTGGTCGCACTGATTAAGCGCACATTTACTTTACGTTCTTTGCTTTCGCCCAAACGGGTAACCGTACGGTTCTGTAAAACGCTTAATAATTTGGCCTGAAGTGGTAGCGTTAAATTTCCAATCTCATCTAAAAAAATCGTTCCTCCATCTGCCAGTTCGAAACGTCCGGGTTTATCCTCTTTTGCATCTGTAAAAGCACCTTTTGCATAACCAAAAAGCTCACTTTCGAATAAGTTTTCGTTCAACGAACCTAAATCAACATGCATAAAAACCTGGTTTTTGCGCTGCGAGTTTCCGTGGATTTCATAAGCGAAAACCTGTTTTCCGGTACCATTTTCTCCTAAAATTAACACATTTGCATCTGTAGGTGCAACTTTAACCAAAGTGGCCTGTAAGTGTTTTATACCATCAGCCTGACCAACGATATTCTCAAAACCACGGGTAAGGTCTTTTTGTAGGGAAGAATGTATTTTCTCGAGTTTTTTAACTTTTCTGGTCGATTCGCGGAGTTTTGAGGCCGCAGAAATGGTGGCGAAAAGTTTTTCATTTTCCCATGGTTTTAAAATGAAATCTGTTGCACCCTTTTTAATTGCTTTAACCGCCAATTCCACATTTCCAAAGGCTGTCATTAAAATGACTACATAATCTTTATCGATCGATAAAATGTGTTCAAGCCAGTATAATCCCTCACGGCCATCACTTGCACCTTTTTGATAGTTCATATCAAGCAGGATGATATCTACTTCATTTTTACTTAGTAAAACATTAATTTCTTTAGGCGATTTACAGGTAATTACCTGCTTAACCTGCTGTTTTAAAAACAAACGGGCACTAAGAAGGATATCGTCGTCGTCATCGATAATTAAAACTGTGGCGTCTAACATAAATTTAAATTTGATGTGCTAAAGTAACAAAACTGTCCGCTCCCGCACATCAACTGTGCGATAATGAACAGGTAAAAATAATGAAATTTATTAATTAACTGATTTATAGTGTCTTAATTATGATTTTGGCTTTTGGCACAAGCTTGGCATAAGGGAAATCGAACAGTACAACCGAACAGATGGATAAGAAAATAGAGAAAAAAAGATTTAGCACTAAAAGCCTGTTAATAATAGGTGGAGCAATTGCTTTTGTAGCAGTAGTAATTTATGGCTATACTTTGTCCCTCAAAAAAGTTTACAGTGCCGATGCCGATAAATTAACCATCAGTAAAGTAGAATATGGCGATTTTGAAGATGTGGTGCTATTAAATGCCAGTGTAGTTCCATTAACTTCGGTAATTGTAAGTTCATCAGAAGGTGGTACGGTAGCCGAAATTTTTACCGAAAACGGGGCTTCAGTTGTGAAAGGAACGCCATTGTTAAGAATCTCCAATTCAAATGCGATGTTGAGTTATACCTCTAGTCAAACTGCTGCTACAGAACAGATTAATCAGTTGCGCAAATCGAGATTGGATCTGGAGCAAAATCAAAGGGTATTAAACCAGGATGTTTTGGATGTAGAAAATAGCTTGAGAACAGCAACACGTCAATATAGATTAGACAGTTCACTTTTCGCCAAAAAAGTAATTACGCTACAGGAATTTAACAAATCAAGTCAGGATTTTGAATATTACCAGGGCAAACTGAAAATTGTGCGTCAGGCAGTTAAACAGGAAAACCAGAGTAGAAAAATGCAGCTGGCACAAATCGATCAATCGATGGGGCAGATGAACGAAAGCTTAGAAATGATCCGAAAAAATATTGAAAATATGACCATCAAAGCCCCGGTATCTGGTAAACTATCATCGTACGATCCGGTAATTGGTAAATCATATAATTCTAACGAAATGATTGGTAAAATTGATGTTTTACAGGGTTATAAGCTTCAGGCAGGAGTTGATGAATATTACATCAACAGGGTTAAAGAGGGACAAACAGCCAATTGCGAATTTAACGGCAAAACCTATAACTTAACGGTGAGCAAAGTAATTCCGGAGGTTACTGCGGGTCAATTTCAGGTAGAAATGGTTTTTAAAGGCGCTGCACCTGAAGGTTTACGCCGTGGTTTATCGTTACAGACCAAATTGACCTTATCGGATAACAGCAAATCGTTGCTTTTGGCACAGGGACAGTTTTTTCAAAGTACTGGTGGCTCTTGGGTTTTTGTGGTAAATAATGGCAAGGCACTTAAGAAAAACGTAAAAATTGGCAGAAAAAATTACCTCTACTACGAAATATTAGACGGTTTGCAAAAAGGCGACGAAGTAATTACCTCATCTTACGATCAGTTTAACCAATATGATCAGGTGGAGATTAATAAGTAAAGCGGATGGCGTTTGGCGGTTAACGATATGCAATAATTAATGATCAATAAATTAAAAATAATCAATAACCAATTTACGATTTTTAAAATAGAGAATAAAGTTAACTGATAATATACTCCGGTCTTGATACTTCATACTCATTACTTGTACAAGTCTTGATACCTGAAACTAAATACCTGAAACTAAATACCTGAAACTAAATACTTGATACTAAATACCTGATACTAGAACAACACTTGATACGATGATTAAAATAGAAAATCTGGAAAAAGTTTACAAAACTGAAGAAGTAGAAACAACGGCCCTAAACGGAATAAACCTTCATGTTGCTGCAGGTGAATTTGTTTCCATCATGGGACCATCAGGCTGCGGAAAATCTACCCTGTTAAATGTGATGGGTTTATTGGATAAGCCTGAAAGCGGAAGTTATAAGTTTATCGATACGGAGCTTTTAACACTTAATGATAGAGAACGTTCAAATTTCCGTAAAAGAAATATGGGATTCGTTTTCCAGAATTTTAATTTGATCGATGAGTTAACAGTTTTCGAAAACATCGAACTACCATTGATCTACAATAAAATTGCAGCTGGCGAACGTAAAAAACTGGTAAATGAAATCATCGAAAGGATGAACATCGTAAACCGTAGCGGCCATTTTCCTCAACAATTATCGGGTGGACAGCAGCAGCGTGTAGCCGTGGCGAGGGCTTTGGTAACTAAACCAAAACTGGTTCTGGCCGATGAGCCAACAGGAAACCTGGATAGCTCGCATGGTAACGAAGTAATGGAGTTGCTTTGCGAACTGAATGAAACCGGTACTACCATTGTAATGGTTACCCACTCTAGTCACGATGCCAGTTTCTCCAACCGGATTATTAACCTGAAAGATGGTCATGTGATCTCCGAAAAAATAAACAAAAGCCGTAACGAAGAGCTGATATAAGGGGTGAAGGCAGAAGTTTTAAGGTAGAAGTTAGAGTTGTATCAATCTTTAACCCTCCACCTTCCTACCTTCAAACCCAAAATAGATTTTAGTTTAGTTAATAATAGCCGCCAACAATCTTCCCCGGATGGGGAGATTTTGGATCGGCGCTGGTAAGGTGAAAGTTTTAAACTATAGGGCTAATGCGCTAGAACCTTCAACCTTTTAACCTTCCAACCCTCAACCTCAATAATATGTTCAAATTAAACCTTAAAATAGCTTTACGTAACCTTTGGAAAAACAAGGGTTTCTCACTAATCAACATTGGTGGATTGGCCATTGGCCTGGCCAGTTGCATGGTTTTATTACTATATGTTGCTTATGAGTGGAGTTATGATAAACAGTTCTCCAATCATGATAAAACTTATGTAGTTTATCAAAACATGGAGGCAAGTGGTAAAACTTTTAGCTGGGCGTGGACACCAAATGTGATGGCTAAAGAGGTGCAGGAAAAAATCCCTGGCGTTAAATATGCCTCTCACACTACTTATCCGAGAAAACAACTCATTACCGTTGGCGATAACAAGATAAATAGCAGTGCCATATTTGCCGACCAAAATTTTATTAAAATATTGGACTATAAATTTCTTGAAGGTAATTCAGCGCAGGTTTTAAAAGATGTAAATACCATCATCCTCACCAAATCTTTTGCAACTAAATTATTTGGAAATGAAGATCCTATTAATAAGACTGTAAAGCTTGAAAACGAGGAAGTATTAAAAGTAGAAGCTGTAATAGAAGATGCTCCTGCAAATAGTAGCTTAACTTTTGAGTGCATAATGCCCTGGGCATTGTTCGAAAAACGTGAAACCTGGGTGAAGGAAGGCAATTGGGGCAACAACATGTGTTTAACACTTGTTCAGTTAAAAGATAATAACTTTTTCACTACTGCAAATGATTTGATGCATGGTATTTACAAGCGAAATCAAAAAGATAATACATCATTAGCTTTATTACATCCTTTAAACAAATGGCATTTGTACGATGAGTTTGCAAACGGTAAATCGGTAGGTGGAAAAATAGATCAGCTTAAAATATTCTTATTGCTGGCCTTTTGCATCTTGCTGATTGCCTGTGTAAATTTTATGAATTTATCTACAGCACGCTCAGAGCGCAGGGCAAAAGAAGTTGGCGTTCGTAAAGCAATCGGATCAACACGTAAATCTTTAATTAACCAGTTTTTTTTAGAATCCCTGCTTATCACATTTATTGCCACAGTTTTAGCTTTTATCTTAATTGAGGTGAGTTTGCCATATTTTAATAGTTTATTGGATATCAAATTAACAATTGATTATCATAACGGTCTGTTTTGGTTAACACTAGTGGGGCTAATGATTTTAACCGGATTAATTGCGGGTAGTTATCCGGCGCTCTATTTATCTTCTTTCGAGCCGATAAAAGTGTTAAAAGGTTTCACCCTTAAATCAGATTCATCCACTTCGGTGAGGAAAGTATTAGTGGTTGGCCAATTCGTTTTTGCTGCAAGTTTAATTATCTGCACAGCAGTAATTTATCAGCAACTTAATTATGTTAAAAACAAGCCTATTGGTTATGATCAATCCAATTTAATTCAGATAGCAGTAGTTGGCAAAATGAATGATGCAGCTAAGTTGGAATTACTTAAAACACAACTAATAGCAGCTGGTGCAACAACTCATGTTACTTCTTTTAGTACAGATTTTACTGAAGGAGGAGATAATACAACGGGTGTAGAATGGGAAGGTAAAGATCCGAATGAGAAAATTTCTTTTAACCATAGGGCAATAGGATATGATTTTGTTGAAACTATTGGCACTAAAATGATTAGTGGCAGGGAGTTTTCTGCGAAATTTCCTAACGATACCGCTAGCGTATTATTAAATGAGGCGGCTGTGCGAATGATGCAATTAAAAAATCCGATAGGCAAAGTAATTACTTTCTGGGGTGATAAAAAGCTAACTATAGTTGGTGTTGTAAAAGATTTTGTGGTAGAAAGTGTTTACCAAAGAGTGGCCCCAATGATTTTTAGGGCAAATGGAAAGTACGATGCGAGGGTTATCATTGCGCGTTTAAATCCAAATCAAAACATCAGTTCATCGCTGGCTAAAATTGATGATTTGGTAAAACAGATGGAACCTAATTATCCTGTTAACCGCAAATTTGTGAATGAATCTTTTGAAGTGAAATTTAAAAATGAAAAACTCTTAGGCTCACTTTCAAACTGGTTTGGCGGTTTCGCAATTTTCATTTCTTGCTTAGGATTATTAGGTCTGGCGCTTTTTATGGCAGAGCAACGCAAAAAAGAAATCAGTATCCGTAAGGTTTTAGGTGCCAGCACTGGTAATATCCTCATGTTGCTGAATAAAGATTTTATAAAGTTGGTGGCCATTGCAAATATGATTGCATTTCCTTTAGCCTATATTATTATCAATAAATGGCTTTCGGCTTTTGAGTACCGTGTTTCCATCTCATTTTTACCCTTTCTGCTGGCTATCCTGATTTCCGTTATAATTGCAGTTTTAACAGTCAGTTTGCAATCTGTTAAAGTGGCCAAGGCTAACCCGATTGATGCTTTGAAATACGAATAACTAATACGTGTAGCGTTTGGCGATCAGCGTGGATTTATCGCTAACCGCAAAACGCTTTACGCTAAACCTCACAAATATGTTTAAACTCAACCTAAAAATTGCATTACGCAACCTCTGGAGGAATAAAGGATTTACCCTGATTAATCTGGGTGGATTGGCCATTGGCCTGGCCAGCTGCATGGTTTTGTTGTTGTATGTAGCTTATGAATATGGTTACGATAAACAATTTACAGATTATGATAAAACTTATGTTGTTTATAATAACTCGATTGCAAATGGTAAAACTTTTAGTTGGGCCTGGACACCAGGAAAAATGGCTGAGCAAGCGAAAGAGAAAATACCTGGAGTTGTTTATGCTGCGCAATCAAGTTATCCTCATCCACTATTACTTGAACATGATGCCACGAAGCTAAAGGCTAAGGGTGTTTTTGTAGGTGCCGATTTTCTGAAAATTCTTGACTATAAATTTATAAGTGGCCAACCTAAACACCCTTTAGAAGGACTCAATACTGTTATTTTGACTAAAACACTGGCAGAAAAATTATTTGGCAAAGAAGATCCTGTAAATAAAATGCTAAAGCTAAATAATAAAGATCTTTTAAGAGTAGAAGCGGTAATTGAAGATGTCCCGGCAAACAGCAGTGTCAAATTTGATTATTTAATGTCATGGGCTTTGTACGAAAAAAGAGAACCCTGGGTGAAAAATTCTCCTTTTGGAAATAACATTTGTTTAACCCTGGTACAATTACAGAACCCGGACCAATTAGCTGAAGCCAATGCCGCCATAAAATATATTTATCAACAAAATGATAAAGATGTAACCAATGTGGCACTGTTGCATCCTTTGGCTAAATGGCATTTATATGGGGAATTTGAAAATGGTAAATCGATAGGCGGGAAGATAGATCAGTTAAAAATATTCTTAATGCTGGCATTTTGTATCTTATTGATCGCCTGTGTAAATTTTATGAACCTGTCAACTGCACGTTCAGAGAAAAGAGCAAAGGAAGTAGGTGTGCGCAAAGCGATCGGCTCATCCAGAAAATCATTAATTGGCCAGTTTATGCTCGAGTCGGTGTTGCTTACGTTGGTAGGTACCATACTTGCATTTGTACTTGCTGAAATAAGCTTACCTTATTTTAACAATTTATTACGTATAAATCTGGTTATAGAATACCAGAACTGGAAGTTTTGGTTTGGGCTTTTGGTGTTAATTGCTTTTACGGGATTATTGGCTGGCAGCTACCCCGCAATTTATCTATCATCTTTTGAACCGGTAAAAGTAATTAAAGGGTTTAGTGTAAAATCGGGCTCATCTGTTTCTATCCGTAAAATATTGGTTGTTTCTCAGTTTGTTTTTGCTGTATGCCTGATTATTTGCACCATAGTCATTTATCAACAATTAAGCTATATTAAAAATAAGCCAATCGGATACGATAAAGGAAACCTTATACAGATAGCTGTACAAGGAAATTTAAAAGACCCCAAAAAAGCAGCATTGCTTAAAGAACAGTTACTAAAATCCGGAGCTGCAGCAAGTGTCTCTACGTTTAGCATGGACATTAGTGAGGGAGGAAATAATACATCAGATATTAACTGGCAAGGTAAAAATCCAAAAGAAAATGCCCTGTTTAATTTTAGGGCTATAGGAACTGATTTTATTAAAACCATTGGAACGGAATTGATAGCCGGTAGAGAATTTTCTGCCCAATTCCCTAATGATACAAATAGTGTGTTGCTTAATGAAGCTGCAGTAAAAATGATGGGGTTTAAAGATCCTGTTGGAAAAATAGTTAAATGGGGTACAACTGATAATACTATAGTTGGAGTGGTAAAAGATTTTGTCGTAGAATCAGCGTATCAGAAAGTAGCACCAATGATTTTCTATGCTGGTAGTAAAGATGGATTAGAAATGATTCTGGTTAGATTAAACACCACAAAAAATATTAGTTCATCACTTTCTGATATAGATAACTTAGTTAAACGCATTGAACCTAATTTTCCTGTCGACAGAAAGTTTGTTGATGAATCTTTTGAAGAAAAGTTCAAAAATGAAAAACTTTTGGGTACACTCTCCAACTGGTTCGGTGGTTTTGCCATTTTCATTTCTTGCTTAGGCTTGTTGGGATTAGCGCTTTTCATGGCCGAGCAACGCAAAAAAGAAATCAGCATCCGTAAAGTTTTAGGCGCAAGCACGGCAAATATTCTCACGTTATTGAACAAAGATTTTATCAAACTGGTTGCCATTGCAAACCTGATCGCATTTCCGTTAGCTTATATTATTATCAATAAATGGCTTTCGGGCTACGAATACCGCATTTCGGTTTCTGCTTTGCCATTTATTGTGGCCATAAGTCTATCAGTGATTATAGCAATACTTACCGTAAGTGTGCAATCGGTTAAAGTAGCGAAAGCAAACCCGGTAGATGCATTAAAATATGAATAAGACATGCGTATAGCGTCTGGCGTAAAGCGTTTAAACCGCCGAACGCTAAATGCTCTACACTAAACAAAAAAAAAATGTTCAGATTAAACTTAAAAATCGCTTTGCGGAACCTTTGGAGAAACAAGGGATTTTCCTTAATAAATATTGGTGGCTTGGCTTTAGGGTTAGCCAGTTGTATGCTTCTATTATTATATATATCCTACGAGTTTGGATTTGACAAGCAATTCAAGAATTACAGCACAACCTATGTTGCCCATACCAATATGAAAGCCAATAGTAAAGTGCACAGCTGGGCCTGGACCCCTGGCTTACTGGCGCCAGAGCTTAAAGAAAAATATGCAGGTATTGTAAACGCAGCCAGATCTACTTACCCATTTGAGCAGTTAATCAGCTATAAAGATATAAAGATCAAAAACAGAGGATTGTTTGCCGATCCCTCTTTCCTTAAAATATTGGATTATAAATTTTTAAGTGGTAATGCTGCATCATCACTTAAAGATATTAACAGCGTTATTTTAACTCAATCATTATCCAGAAAATTATTTGCAAACGAAAATCCTGTAGGTAAAATTGTAAAGCTGGATAATAAAGACGGATTAAAAGTGGAAGCAGTAATTGCTGATTTACCTGCGAATAGCAGCATCAGATTCGATTATATAATGCCTTGGAAATTAAATGAAAAATTGAACGGATGGGTAACGAAACAAGGATGGGGGAGTAATTTCTGTTTAACCCTCGTTCAACTTCAAAATAGTAATTTATTGGATAAGGTAAATGCCGAGGTTAAAAATATTTATAAAACCCATGATAATAAATCGAATACTAACGAATTGTTTTTACATCCTTTATCGAAATGGCACTTGTACGATGAATTTGAAAATGGTGTAACTGTAGGTGGAAAAATAGGACAGCTGAAGATTTTCTTTATGCTGGCTATTTGTATTCTCCTCATTGCTTGTGTAAACTTTATGAATCTTTCTACCGCCCGATCAGAGAAAAGAGCAAAAGAAGTTGGCGTTCGCAAAGCGATTGGATCCAGTAGAAAATCATTAATAGCTCAGTTTATCTTCGAAAGTACTTTACTCGCTTTA
Proteins encoded in this region:
- a CDS encoding sigma-54 dependent transcriptional regulator, which encodes MLDATVLIIDDDDDILLSARLFLKQQVKQVITCKSPKEINVLLSKNEVDIILLDMNYQKGASDGREGLYWLEHILSIDKDYVVILMTAFGNVELAVKAIKKGATDFILKPWENEKLFATISAASKLRESTRKVKKLEKIHSSLQKDLTRGFENIVGQADGIKHLQATLVKVAPTDANVLILGENGTGKQVFAYEIHGNSQRKNQVFMHVDLGSLNENLFESELFGYAKGAFTDAKEDKPGRFELADGGTIFLDEIGNLTLPLQAKLLSVLQNRTVTRLGESKERKVNVRLISATNMPLNEMVAKNTFRQDLLFRINTVELLLPPLRKRGTDILLLANHFMQVFSSKYHKEIRKLSHKAEDVLLNYKWPGNVRELQHVLERAVIMSDGNEILEDDLQLSPQRFAQNNSMPDEMALEDMEKMMVQKAIDKHKGNISKAAAELGLTRAALYRRIEKFGI
- a CDS encoding efflux RND transporter periplasmic adaptor subunit; the encoded protein is MDKKIEKKRFSTKSLLIIGGAIAFVAVVIYGYTLSLKKVYSADADKLTISKVEYGDFEDVVLLNASVVPLTSVIVSSSEGGTVAEIFTENGASVVKGTPLLRISNSNAMLSYTSSQTAATEQINQLRKSRLDLEQNQRVLNQDVLDVENSLRTATRQYRLDSSLFAKKVITLQEFNKSSQDFEYYQGKLKIVRQAVKQENQSRKMQLAQIDQSMGQMNESLEMIRKNIENMTIKAPVSGKLSSYDPVIGKSYNSNEMIGKIDVLQGYKLQAGVDEYYINRVKEGQTANCEFNGKTYNLTVSKVIPEVTAGQFQVEMVFKGAAPEGLRRGLSLQTKLTLSDNSKSLLLAQGQFFQSTGGSWVFVVNNGKALKKNVKIGRKNYLYYEILDGLQKGDEVITSSYDQFNQYDQVEINK
- a CDS encoding ABC transporter ATP-binding protein; the protein is MIKIENLEKVYKTEEVETTALNGINLHVAAGEFVSIMGPSGCGKSTLLNVMGLLDKPESGSYKFIDTELLTLNDRERSNFRKRNMGFVFQNFNLIDELTVFENIELPLIYNKIAAGERKKLVNEIIERMNIVNRSGHFPQQLSGGQQQRVAVARALVTKPKLVLADEPTGNLDSSHGNEVMELLCELNETGTTIVMVTHSSHDASFSNRIINLKDGHVISEKINKSRNEELI
- a CDS encoding ABC transporter permease; its protein translation is MFKLNLKIALRNLWKNKGFSLINIGGLAIGLASCMVLLLYVAYEWSYDKQFSNHDKTYVVYQNMEASGKTFSWAWTPNVMAKEVQEKIPGVKYASHTTYPRKQLITVGDNKINSSAIFADQNFIKILDYKFLEGNSAQVLKDVNTIILTKSFATKLFGNEDPINKTVKLENEEVLKVEAVIEDAPANSSLTFECIMPWALFEKRETWVKEGNWGNNMCLTLVQLKDNNFFTTANDLMHGIYKRNQKDNTSLALLHPLNKWHLYDEFANGKSVGGKIDQLKIFLLLAFCILLIACVNFMNLSTARSERRAKEVGVRKAIGSTRKSLINQFFLESLLITFIATVLAFILIEVSLPYFNSLLDIKLTIDYHNGLFWLTLVGLMILTGLIAGSYPALYLSSFEPIKVLKGFTLKSDSSTSVRKVLVVGQFVFAASLIICTAVIYQQLNYVKNKPIGYDQSNLIQIAVVGKMNDAAKLELLKTQLIAAGATTHVTSFSTDFTEGGDNTTGVEWEGKDPNEKISFNHRAIGYDFVETIGTKMISGREFSAKFPNDTASVLLNEAAVRMMQLKNPIGKVITFWGDKKLTIVGVVKDFVVESVYQRVAPMIFRANGKYDARVIIARLNPNQNISSSLAKIDDLVKQMEPNYPVNRKFVNESFEVKFKNEKLLGSLSNWFGGFAIFISCLGLLGLALFMAEQRKKEISIRKVLGASTGNILMLLNKDFIKLVAIANMIAFPLAYIIINKWLSAFEYRVSISFLPFLLAILISVIIAVLTVSLQSVKVAKANPIDALKYE
- a CDS encoding ABC transporter permease, translating into MFKLNLKIALRNLWRNKGFTLINLGGLAIGLASCMVLLLYVAYEYGYDKQFTDYDKTYVVYNNSIANGKTFSWAWTPGKMAEQAKEKIPGVVYAAQSSYPHPLLLEHDATKLKAKGVFVGADFLKILDYKFISGQPKHPLEGLNTVILTKTLAEKLFGKEDPVNKMLKLNNKDLLRVEAVIEDVPANSSVKFDYLMSWALYEKREPWVKNSPFGNNICLTLVQLQNPDQLAEANAAIKYIYQQNDKDVTNVALLHPLAKWHLYGEFENGKSIGGKIDQLKIFLMLAFCILLIACVNFMNLSTARSEKRAKEVGVRKAIGSSRKSLIGQFMLESVLLTLVGTILAFVLAEISLPYFNNLLRINLVIEYQNWKFWFGLLVLIAFTGLLAGSYPAIYLSSFEPVKVIKGFSVKSGSSVSIRKILVVSQFVFAVCLIICTIVIYQQLSYIKNKPIGYDKGNLIQIAVQGNLKDPKKAALLKEQLLKSGAAASVSTFSMDISEGGNNTSDINWQGKNPKENALFNFRAIGTDFIKTIGTELIAGREFSAQFPNDTNSVLLNEAAVKMMGFKDPVGKIVKWGTTDNTIVGVVKDFVVESAYQKVAPMIFYAGSKDGLEMILVRLNTTKNISSSLSDIDNLVKRIEPNFPVDRKFVDESFEEKFKNEKLLGTLSNWFGGFAIFISCLGLLGLALFMAEQRKKEISIRKVLGASTANILTLLNKDFIKLVAIANLIAFPLAYIIINKWLSGYEYRISVSALPFIVAISLSVIIAILTVSVQSVKVAKANPVDALKYE